A genome region from Magnolia sinica isolate HGM2019 chromosome 8, MsV1, whole genome shotgun sequence includes the following:
- the LOC131252950 gene encoding ubiquitin-conjugating enzyme E2 7 gives MATTSQASLLLQKQLKDLAKNPVDGFSAGLVDDSNIFEWSVTIIGPPDTLYDGGYFNAIMSFPANYPNSPPSVRFTSEMWHPNVYPDGRVCISILHAPGDDPNGYELASERWTPVHTVESIVLSIISMLSGPNDESPANIEAAKEWRERRDDFKKKVSRIVRRSQEMF, from the exons ATCTTGCTAAAAACCCGGTCGACGGGTTCTCAGCCGGGCTCGTCGACGATTCCAATATCTTCGAGTGGAGCGTCACGATCATCGGCCCACCCGACACTCTGTA TGATGGAGGTTATTTTAATGCCATCATGAGCTTCCCAGCAAATTACCCAAACAGTCCCCCGTCAGTGAGGTTTACTTCAGAGATGTGGCATCCTAATG TTTATCCTGATGGGAGGGTATGCATATCAATTCTTCATGCTCCTGGTGATGACCCAAATGGATACGAGCTTGCGAGTGAGCGCTGGACACCTGTCCATACG GTTGAAAGCATAGTTTTGAGTATTATTTCCATGCTTTCAGGTCCTAATGATGAATCTCCCGCAAACATTGAAGCTGCA AAAGAATGGAGAGAGCGGAGGGACGACTTCAAGAAGAAGGTCAGCCGTATTGTGAGACGGTCACAAGAAATGTTTTGA